One genomic region from Streptomyces sp. NBC_00582 encodes:
- the ccrA gene encoding crotonyl-CoA carboxylase/reductase — protein MSDAVLAGADAAVLESLPLPDHFPAAVVRKEDVDIFRSMEDKDVRKSLFVDRVPMPELAPDEALIAVMASSINYNTVWTAMFEPVPTFQFLRQMGRSGGWEARHDLPYHIVGSDACGVIVRTGSSVRRWKVGDHVVISPAYVDEQDPDTHRDGMLGEGQKAWGFETNFGGLAHYAVVRASQLMPKPAALSWEEAAVNPLCASTAYRMLVSERGARMKQGDVVLVWGASGGLGAYAVQLVLGGGGIPVGVVNSAEKARVLKTLGCEAVINRTDIDEGDPTLLQRPEGWKKMGKAIRAAVGEDPHIVFEHVGQKTFAASVFLARRGGTVITCGSSTGYEHLYDNRYLWMRLKRIIGSHGANLHEQWEVNRLLALGHVVPTLSRTYPLDDVAAAARSVQTNQHIGKVGVLCLAPAPGLGVTDPGARARIDDRRLHAFRR, from the coding sequence ATGTCCGACGCAGTTCTCGCCGGCGCCGACGCTGCGGTCCTGGAGTCTCTTCCCCTGCCGGACCACTTCCCCGCCGCCGTGGTCCGCAAGGAGGACGTCGACATCTTCCGGTCCATGGAGGACAAGGACGTACGCAAGTCCCTTTTCGTCGACCGGGTCCCCATGCCGGAGCTGGCGCCGGACGAGGCGCTGATCGCGGTGATGGCGAGCTCCATCAACTACAACACGGTGTGGACCGCCATGTTCGAGCCGGTGCCCACTTTCCAGTTCCTGCGGCAGATGGGCCGCAGCGGCGGGTGGGAGGCACGTCACGACCTTCCGTATCACATCGTCGGGTCCGACGCCTGCGGGGTCATCGTCCGCACGGGATCGTCGGTCCGCAGGTGGAAGGTGGGCGATCACGTCGTGATCTCGCCGGCCTACGTCGACGAACAGGACCCCGACACCCATCGCGACGGGATGCTCGGTGAGGGGCAGAAGGCCTGGGGCTTCGAGACCAACTTCGGCGGGCTGGCCCACTACGCCGTCGTGCGGGCCAGCCAGCTGATGCCGAAACCGGCTGCGCTGAGCTGGGAGGAGGCAGCCGTCAACCCGCTGTGCGCGAGCACCGCGTACCGGATGCTGGTCAGTGAACGCGGCGCCCGGATGAAGCAGGGCGACGTCGTCCTCGTCTGGGGTGCCAGCGGCGGTCTGGGCGCCTACGCCGTCCAGCTCGTCCTGGGCGGCGGCGGCATCCCCGTCGGCGTCGTCAACTCCGCGGAGAAGGCCCGCGTGTTGAAAACGCTGGGCTGTGAAGCGGTCATCAACCGCACCGACATCGACGAGGGCGATCCCACCCTTCTGCAGCGGCCGGAGGGCTGGAAGAAGATGGGCAAGGCCATCCGCGCCGCGGTCGGTGAGGACCCGCACATCGTCTTCGAGCATGTCGGGCAGAAGACGTTCGCCGCGTCCGTCTTCCTGGCCAGGCGCGGAGGCACCGTCATCACCTGCGGCTCGAGCACCGGATACGAACACCTCTACGACAACCGGTATCTGTGGATGCGCCTGAAGCGGATCATCGGAAGCCACGGCGCCAACCTCCACGAGCAGTGGGAGGTCAACCGGCTCCTCGCCCTGGGCCACGTGGTGCCCACGCTGTCCAGGACCTACCCGCTCGACGACGTCGCCGCCGCGGCGCGCAGCGTTCAGACCAACCAGCACATCGGCAAGGTCGGCGTGCTGTGCCTGGCGCCCGCGCCGGGGCTGGGCGTCACCGATCCGGGCGCCCGGGCCCGGATCGATGACAGGCGCCTGCACGCCTTCCGCCGGTGA
- a CDS encoding SDR family NAD(P)-dependent oxidoreductase, translated as MTVAAPARFTGRTALLTAAASGIGEATAHRLAAEGASVVVTDVDADGARRVAEEIRAGGGQARDRRLDVTSPGEWAAAVADAGSWTGRLDVLHLNAGRNLPGAAHELDDTCWHDQLRLSLDSVFYGVRAAVPLLRTAGGAVVITSSVHAAIGFKGFPAYAAAKGGIDALVRQLAVEYGGQIRFNSVLPGAVVTALWADTPEEYKAQTAARTPVGRLGVPEDIAAAVAFLASEDAAFVTGQNLLVDGGRSISSQE; from the coding sequence ATGACCGTCGCCGCACCGGCGCGCTTCACCGGCCGTACGGCCCTGCTCACCGCGGCCGCCTCCGGTATCGGGGAGGCCACCGCCCACCGGCTGGCAGCGGAGGGCGCGTCCGTCGTGGTCACCGACGTGGACGCCGATGGCGCCCGGCGCGTGGCCGAGGAGATCCGCGCCGGGGGCGGACAGGCGCGGGACCGGCGTCTCGATGTCACCTCGCCGGGGGAGTGGGCCGCGGCCGTCGCCGACGCGGGATCCTGGACGGGTCGCCTGGACGTGCTCCATCTCAACGCCGGCCGGAACCTGCCCGGAGCGGCCCACGAACTGGACGACACCTGCTGGCACGACCAGCTGCGGCTCTCCCTCGACTCCGTGTTCTACGGCGTCCGGGCCGCTGTGCCGCTGCTGAGGACGGCCGGGGGCGCGGTGGTGATCACCTCGTCCGTGCACGCGGCCATCGGCTTCAAGGGCTTCCCCGCGTACGCGGCCGCCAAGGGCGGGATCGACGCCCTGGTACGCCAGCTGGCCGTGGAGTACGGAGGCCAGATCAGGTTCAACTCCGTCCTCCCCGGAGCCGTGGTCACCGCCCTGTGGGCCGACACGCCCGAGGAGTACAAAGCGCAGACCGCCGCACGCACCCCCGTCGGCAGGCTCGGCGTCCCCGAGGACATCGCCGCCGCCGTGGCCTTCCTCGCCTCCGAGGACGCCGCCTTCGTCACCGGGCAGAACCTGCTCGTGGACGGTGGCCGCAGCATCAGCTCCCAGGAGTAG
- a CDS encoding IS256 family transposase: MLVERARSEGLQLTGQGGLLQQLTKRVLESALEGEITDHLGYEKHDAGGRGSGNSRNGSRAKTVLTDVGPVEVKVPRDTSGTFEPQIVKKRQRRLTGVDEMVLSLSAKGLTHGEIAAHLAEVYGAEVSKQTISTITDKVMDGMAEWQSRPLDRVYPVLFVDAINVKIRDGKVANRPIYVVMAVTVDGTRDILGIWAGDGGEGAKYWLHVFTELKNRGLDDVLMLVCDGLKGLPDAVEAVWPRTIVQTCVVHLLRNSFRYAARQDWDKVAGALKPVYTAPSEDAATERFLEFQEAWGRKYPAIVKLWSDAWAEFVPFLSFDVEIRKVICSTNAIESVNARIRRSVRARGHFPNEAAALKCIYMALMSLDPTGKGRKRWTMRWKAPLNAFQIAFEGRLTPSNN, from the coding sequence ATGCTGGTGGAGCGGGCCCGGTCGGAGGGACTGCAGTTGACCGGGCAGGGTGGGCTGCTGCAGCAGCTGACCAAGCGGGTCCTGGAATCGGCCCTGGAAGGTGAGATCACCGATCACCTCGGCTATGAGAAGCACGATGCCGGCGGCCGGGGCAGCGGCAACTCCCGCAACGGGAGCCGGGCCAAGACGGTGCTGACCGACGTCGGCCCGGTCGAGGTCAAAGTCCCGCGTGACACCTCGGGCACGTTCGAGCCGCAGATCGTCAAGAAGCGGCAGCGGCGGCTGACGGGAGTGGACGAGATGGTCCTGTCGCTCTCGGCGAAGGGCCTCACCCATGGGGAGATCGCCGCTCACCTGGCCGAGGTCTACGGGGCGGAGGTCTCCAAGCAGACCATCTCCACCATCACCGACAAGGTCATGGACGGCATGGCGGAATGGCAGAGCCGTCCTCTCGACCGCGTTTACCCCGTTTTGTTCGTCGATGCCATCAACGTCAAGATCAGGGACGGGAAGGTCGCGAACCGTCCCATCTACGTGGTGATGGCGGTGACCGTGGACGGCACCCGCGACATCCTCGGCATCTGGGCCGGCGACGGCGGCGAGGGCGCCAAGTACTGGCTGCACGTGTTCACCGAGCTGAAGAACCGCGGCCTGGACGACGTGCTCATGCTGGTCTGCGACGGGCTCAAGGGCCTTCCCGATGCGGTGGAGGCCGTCTGGCCTCGCACGATTGTCCAGACGTGCGTCGTTCACCTGCTGCGCAATTCGTTCCGTTACGCCGCCCGCCAGGACTGGGACAAGGTCGCAGGGGCCCTCAAACCCGTCTACACCGCACCCAGCGAGGACGCCGCGACGGAGCGGTTCCTGGAGTTCCAGGAAGCGTGGGGCCGGAAGTATCCGGCGATCGTGAAGCTGTGGTCGGACGCCTGGGCCGAGTTCGTGCCCTTCCTCTCCTTCGACGTCGAGATCCGCAAGGTCATCTGCAGCACGAACGCGATCGAAAGCGTCAACGCCCGCATCCGCAGGTCCGTCCGTGCCCGCGGCCACTTCCCCAACGAGGCCGCCGCCCTCAAGTGCATCTACATGGCCCTGATGAGCCTGGACCCCACGGGCAAGGGCCGCAAGCGGTGGACCATGCGCTGGAAAGCACCCCTGAATGCGTTCCAGATCGCCTTCGAGGGTCGCCTGACCCCGAGCAACAACTGA
- a CDS encoding Ig-like domain-containing protein: protein MRRRPRDRWAGLTAAAVAAVVTAASPAVAAPSATGVTVSPAAAMVGTPVELTATVTCASDPSGGLGMTFFDGADLLGTVPVAVNGQAHYTASFGALGPHTITAAYNGNDSCDASSATAAVSVLASPVTPLVPPGLCLLACGGLIGFVVGDIHNNISIG, encoded by the coding sequence ATGCGTAGACGTCCCCGTGACAGGTGGGCCGGGCTTACGGCGGCGGCCGTGGCGGCCGTGGTGACCGCTGCCTCTCCAGCGGTGGCTGCCCCGTCGGCCACGGGCGTCACCGTGTCTCCCGCCGCGGCCATGGTGGGGACGCCGGTCGAACTGACCGCGACGGTCACCTGCGCATCGGATCCGAGCGGCGGTCTGGGCATGACGTTCTTCGACGGCGCCGACCTGCTGGGCACGGTGCCCGTCGCCGTGAACGGCCAGGCCCACTACACCGCGTCGTTCGGCGCACTGGGCCCTCACACGATCACGGCCGCCTACAACGGCAACGACTCCTGCGACGCCTCCAGCGCCACGGCCGCCGTGTCCGTCCTGGCGTCGCCCGTCACTCCCCTCGTGCCCCCCGGGCTGTGCCTGCTCGCCTGCGGAGGGCTGATCGGCTTCGTGGTCGGCGACATCCACAACAACATCAGCATCGGCTGA
- a CDS encoding IPT/TIG domain-containing protein, protein MSVATLFPLPPILTQPTLIAAVPGFGPVSGGNVVLLVGTNLGGATSVTFGGVPATIIAQDPLGVLVTVIAPAHAAGNVPVVVTTPAGASSPANYTYLPAVTPPPIALAITPASGPVAGGTPFTIIGANLTGASVTFGGVPATSVNVIGGVILTGVTPAHAAGLVTLQVTTPGGTTTVPGGFTYVGPAVPTAAAILPTSGPAAGGTPFAITGSNLSGATVTIGGVAATNVVVDPTGTVLAGITPAGTAGNAAVVVTTPAGSATVTGGFTYV, encoded by the coding sequence ATGTCTGTCGCCACCCTCTTTCCTCTCCCGCCGATCCTGACGCAGCCGACTCTGATCGCCGCCGTGCCGGGGTTCGGTCCGGTGAGCGGGGGCAACGTCGTCCTGCTCGTGGGCACCAACCTGGGCGGGGCGACCTCGGTCACCTTCGGCGGGGTGCCGGCGACCATCATCGCGCAGGACCCGCTGGGGGTCCTGGTCACCGTCATCGCCCCGGCGCACGCGGCGGGCAATGTCCCGGTCGTGGTCACCACCCCGGCCGGTGCGAGCTCGCCCGCCAACTACACCTACCTGCCCGCCGTGACGCCGCCGCCCATCGCGCTGGCCATCACGCCTGCGAGCGGGCCCGTCGCGGGCGGCACGCCCTTCACGATCATCGGCGCCAACCTCACGGGTGCCTCGGTCACCTTCGGTGGAGTGCCCGCCACCAGCGTGAACGTGATCGGCGGGGTCATCCTGACCGGTGTGACGCCTGCTCACGCCGCTGGCCTGGTCACTTTGCAGGTGACGACGCCGGGCGGTACCACCACCGTGCCCGGCGGGTTCACCTACGTCGGTCCGGCGGTGCCGACGGCCGCGGCCATCCTGCCGACGTCCGGTCCGGCCGCCGGGGGCACGCCGTTCGCCATCACGGGATCGAACCTGTCGGGTGCCACCGTCACCATCGGCGGGGTCGCGGCGACCAACGTCGTCGTCGACCCCACCGGGACGGTACTGGCCGGTATCACACCGGCCGGGACGGCCGGCAACGCCGCGGTCGTGGTGACCACCCCGGCGGGCTCGGCCACCGTCACGGGCGGCTTCACCTACGTCTGA
- a CDS encoding IPT/TIG domain-containing protein, translating to MPPVITSVSPAQGPVTGGTTVTLTGTSLTGATAVRFGTTNAASYTVNSSTKITAVTPAGNAGPVPVTVVSPSGTSNTTVTYTYTLVLPAVTGLSPSSGPTSGATTVTLTGTNLTGATAVRFGTTNAASYTVTSPTQITAVSPPGPPGPAAVTVTTPTGTSAASPTAYYFYTPLPVLTELTPDTGPTTGGQTITLTGQNLTNTTTVNFTTPATTFTVQSSTQITATTPPGQDTTTVTVTTPGGTSNPLPYTYLPTPTLTNITPPTAPTTPGTTLTLTGTGLTTTTSVHINNTPTPYTVLTDTQLTTTLPQGPPGPTTITITTPAGTTPPLTLNRTPPPTI from the coding sequence ATGCCTCCCGTGATCACCTCGGTCAGCCCCGCACAGGGACCTGTCACCGGAGGAACAACCGTCACCCTCACCGGCACCAGCCTCACCGGCGCCACCGCCGTCCGCTTCGGCACCACCAACGCCGCCTCCTACACCGTCAACTCCTCCACAAAGATCACCGCGGTCACCCCGGCGGGAAACGCGGGCCCCGTCCCCGTCACCGTGGTCTCCCCCAGCGGCACCAGCAACACCACAGTCACCTACACCTACACACTCGTCCTCCCCGCCGTCACCGGCCTGTCCCCCTCCTCCGGCCCCACCAGCGGCGCCACCACCGTCACCCTCACCGGCACAAACCTCACCGGCGCCACCGCCGTCCGCTTCGGCACCACCAACGCCGCCTCCTACACCGTGACCTCACCCACACAGATCACAGCCGTCTCACCCCCCGGCCCCCCCGGCCCGGCAGCCGTCACCGTGACCACACCCACCGGAACCAGCGCGGCATCCCCCACCGCCTACTACTTCTACACACCCCTCCCCGTCCTCACAGAACTCACCCCCGACACCGGACCCACCACCGGCGGCCAGACCATCACCCTCACCGGACAAAACCTCACCAACACCACCACAGTCAACTTCACCACACCCGCAACAACCTTCACCGTCCAGTCCTCCACCCAGATCACCGCAACCACCCCACCCGGCCAGGACACCACAACAGTCACCGTCACCACACCCGGCGGAACCAGCAACCCCCTCCCCTACACCTACCTCCCCACCCCCACCCTCACCAACATCACCCCACCCACCGCACCCACCACCCCAGGAACCACCCTCACACTCACCGGCACCGGCCTCACCACCACCACATCCGTACACATCAACAACACCCCCACCCCTTACACCGTCCTCACCGACACCCAACTCACCACCACACTCCCCCAAGGCCCCCCCGGCCCCACCACCATCACCATCACCACCCCCGCAGGCACCACACCACCCCTCACCCTCAACCGCACCCCACCACCCACCATCTAA
- the dgoD gene encoding galactonate dehydratase, with product MKITGYELFLVEPRWLFLRIDTDEGISGWGEPIVEGKAHTVARCVEEMFDYLLGQDPARIEEHWQALAKSGFYRGGVVLNSALAGIDQALWDIAGKTHGVPVHQLLGGHVRDRVRVYGWVGGETPQELADSAAAQVAKGMTAVKLNPCGQLEPLATPAAIDAIVAGVSAVREAIGPDRDLALDFHGRFSGAMSRRVLPFLEPLLPLFVEEPVLPEFSRDLGAVVRSTSIPIATGERLYSRWDFRSVLSDGIAVAQPDISHAGGISETRRIAAMAEAYDVLVAPHCPLGPIALAASLQLDFAIPNFLIQEQALGIGYGDSSGLLDYLADTTPFTFRDGYIDRPTAPGLGITIDEDAVRAAAERGHRWRNPVWRNTDGSLAAW from the coding sequence ATGAAGATCACTGGATACGAACTCTTCCTCGTCGAACCGCGCTGGCTCTTCCTCCGCATCGACACCGACGAGGGCATCTCCGGCTGGGGAGAGCCCATAGTCGAGGGCAAGGCCCACACGGTCGCCCGCTGCGTCGAGGAGATGTTCGACTACCTCCTGGGCCAGGACCCGGCCCGCATCGAGGAGCACTGGCAGGCGCTCGCCAAGAGCGGCTTCTACCGGGGCGGAGTCGTCCTGAACAGCGCCCTGGCCGGAATCGACCAGGCGCTGTGGGACATCGCGGGCAAGACCCACGGCGTCCCGGTCCACCAGCTCCTCGGCGGCCATGTGCGCGACCGGGTACGCGTCTACGGCTGGGTCGGCGGCGAAACCCCCCAGGAGCTGGCCGACTCGGCCGCCGCGCAGGTCGCCAAGGGCATGACCGCGGTCAAGCTCAACCCCTGCGGCCAGCTGGAACCCCTCGCCACGCCCGCCGCGATCGACGCCATCGTGGCCGGCGTGAGCGCGGTCCGCGAGGCCATCGGGCCGGACCGCGACCTGGCGCTGGACTTCCACGGCCGGTTCAGCGGGGCGATGTCCCGCCGCGTGCTGCCCTTCCTGGAGCCGCTCCTGCCGCTCTTCGTCGAGGAGCCCGTGCTGCCGGAGTTCTCCAGGGACCTCGGCGCCGTGGTGCGCTCCACCTCCATCCCCATCGCCACCGGCGAACGGCTCTACTCCCGCTGGGACTTCCGCTCGGTGCTCTCCGACGGCATCGCCGTGGCCCAGCCCGACATCAGCCACGCCGGCGGCATCTCCGAGACCCGCCGCATCGCCGCGATGGCGGAGGCGTACGACGTCCTGGTGGCTCCGCACTGCCCGCTCGGCCCGATCGCCCTCGCCGCCAGCCTCCAACTCGACTTCGCCATCCCCAACTTCCTCATCCAGGAACAGGCACTGGGCATCGGCTACGGCGACAGCAGCGGTCTGCTGGACTACCTCGCCGACACCACGCCCTTCACGTTCCGCGACGGCTACATCGACCGCCCGACAGCACCCGGTCTCGGCATCACCATCGACGAGGACGCAGTTCGCGCCGCCGCCGAACGCGGCCACCGCTGGCGCAATCCCGTCTGGCGCAACACCGACGGCTCACTGGCCGCGTGGTAG
- a CDS encoding IPT/TIG domain-containing protein — MPISPNQGSTGGGTLVTITGTNLANTSAVLFGTKPATSVTNVSPTQVTAVAPSGTGTVGVTIKTPGGTSNPVPFFYVGAPFKSSLSAASGPLAGGNTVTVTGTGLSTATSVSFGAATATPTVGSDSSLAVTVPAGAAAGPVSVSVTTAGGTNNGLTYVYVDVPTITALSPTSGPTSGGTAVTITGTNLDSTESVTFGGAPAPFSVINATTLSAVTPPGTAGAVDVSVTNAAGADTEVGAFTYVAGPGI; from the coding sequence ATGCCGATCTCTCCGAATCAGGGTTCCACGGGAGGCGGGACCCTGGTGACCATCACGGGCACGAACCTGGCCAACACCAGCGCCGTGCTGTTCGGCACCAAGCCCGCCACGAGCGTCACCAACGTCTCGCCGACCCAGGTCACCGCCGTCGCCCCGTCGGGCACCGGAACCGTCGGAGTCACGATCAAGACTCCGGGCGGGACGAGCAACCCGGTGCCGTTCTTCTATGTCGGCGCCCCGTTCAAGTCGTCCCTGAGCGCGGCCTCGGGTCCGCTGGCCGGCGGCAACACCGTCACGGTCACGGGGACCGGCCTGTCGACCGCCACCAGTGTCTCCTTCGGTGCGGCGACCGCCACCCCGACGGTGGGCTCCGACAGTTCACTCGCCGTCACCGTTCCCGCCGGCGCCGCGGCAGGGCCGGTGTCGGTGAGCGTCACCACCGCCGGGGGGACCAACAACGGACTGACCTACGTCTACGTCGACGTCCCCACGATCACCGCCCTCAGCCCGACCTCGGGTCCCACCTCGGGCGGGACGGCGGTGACCATCACCGGAACCAACCTGGACAGCACCGAGTCGGTCACCTTCGGCGGGGCCCCGGCGCCGTTCTCGGTGATCAACGCCACCACCCTGTCGGCGGTCACCCCGCCCGGCACCGCGGGCGCGGTCGACGTGAGCGTGACCAACGCCGCCGGAGCGGACACCGAGGTCGGCGCCTTCACCTACGTGGCGGGCCCGGGCATCTGA